The following is a genomic window from Vidua chalybeata isolate OUT-0048 chromosome 29, bVidCha1 merged haplotype, whole genome shotgun sequence.
TAAGAACTGTGGAGTGCCCTGCCCAGGAtgctcccagtgtcccaccATGTCCCTGGGAACACTGTCCAGCTGCTCCTTGACCCCTTTCCCGTGCCCCTTTCCCGATGTCCATCCCAGCCCGGGCAGGGCCGATCCCGAGCCGGGATGGCAAGCGGATGATGGcgctggtggccctggtgggGCCCTTGGCCACCGTCCCATCCCAGTGGGCTGGGAGATCCCAACCGGTTCCTCCAGCCCCGCGGGCGCCGTGCCGGCACCTCCGGAGCCACCTGCAGCGAGTCCCAGCCTGTCacccccttcccaaatcccagtgctCCCGTGTCCCACACCCCGACACCGGCGGGGATCCCCCGCCCCGGGGTCACCCTGCCCCGGGCGCTCGGGGTGGATCCCAGGGTGGatcccaggtggatcccaggGTGGAGCCAGGGCTGTCTCCAGGCACTTGGGGTGACCCAGGGTGGCTTTTCCCTGTGACCCCAGAGTGGGATATTCCcagggggacagggcaggaatCCCGAGCAGGAATGAAGGAAGGAGCTGACAAAACATTGGGCAGGGTCGATGCCTTTATTGTGCAGCTGGATCCCAGTGGGAtcccctgggaatgctgaggggGTGAGCTGGGGGGTGGCGGGGGGGGGCTCTGGATTTTGGGAGCCCACgtcctgctgtggcaggaggggGGTCAGGCGTTCTCCCAGAAGAAGTTGTTGCAGGCCACAGTCAGGGCGGCCACCAGGACCACGAATTCCTGGAAATCCACCTCCCCGTCGCCGTTCTCATCCAGGTCCTGCATGATCTTCTCCACGGCCCCTGCGTCCTTCTGGGTctgggggggggcacagggtgagccctgaggctgggcagcccccggggaatggggaaagggaGACCCCTGCACCCCAGACTGGTCCCAGTTACCTCCAGGAAACATCCCAGCTcgctctgcagcagctccttgagCTCCTTCTTGCTCAGCTTGTACTTGTCCCCCTCCTTGCCCGAGTAGTGGTGGAACACATTGATCAGGGTCTCCATGGCCCCTTCCAGCTGCGATCCCATGGCTGCGGCTGCGGGACCCCCAGCATGTCACCCACCAGCCCCCCTGTCTCGGTGCCACCCCCAGATGTCACCCACCCCCGGCCGTGGTCCCCCTGGGCAGGACTGGGGGGTTCCCAGGGGCTGggcggggaggtttggcagggggGACAGAgacacctgtgctcacctgagCTCCCCGTGCTCCGAGTGCGCCCGCCCGGCCTGGCCGGGCACGTTAAATAAGCTCCAAGCCCCCTCCCTCCGGGAGGATCCGATACCGGGGCTGGACAGCCCGTCTGGCACCGCCGGCCAGCCCCGCGGGGGCCGGGCGTGGGGGGCACAACCCCCGAGGTGGCCGCGGGCAGCACCCGCAGAGCCCGCGGGCACGGCCGGGGTGACAGCGTCACTTCACGGGGGACTCCCCGTGCCACCCCCGAGCGCCCCTCGCCGCCCACCCGGGATGCGGAAAAAATCGGGGACATTGGGATGCTTGGGACGGGCACCGGGGTCCCTCGCTGCGGTCAGTGCCCGGGGACCCTCGGGTGACCGCGGTGGCCACGCCGTGACCCCGCGGGGGCACCGGCGGCATCCCCCATCTGTCAGCACCGCGGGGCCGGATCCGTggccagccccgctcccgggGCTGATGAAGGGATCCGGTGTCCTCGGAGCGGCCACGGGAGCCAGCGGGGCCCGGGGGGAGCCGCGGGGGCTATCGGGTGACTCCGCGGGGCCCCCCGCGCGCTCAAAGGGCTCTTGTCCGGCTGAAAAGGCCCCACAATGCCGAGCCCGACGTTGCTCCAGCAACGCCTCGGCCAAGAAACCGGACTCCGAGCCGGCCCGGGTGATGCTGATAATCCCGCGGATCCCGTTACCGGCCCCGGATCTGCGCGGGATGGAGCCCGCAGCCTCCCCGGCTCCGGCATCTCCGGGGAGATCAGCCCCCGAATTCCTCagcccccaaattccccagCCCCCAAATTCCTCAGCCCCCAAATTCCTCAGCCCCCCAAATTCCTCAGGCCTCAAATTTCTCATCCCCAAATTCGTGATCCCCCAGATTCGTGATCCCCCAAATTCGTgatcccccaaattcctgatCCCCCAAATTCCTCAACCCTCAAATTCCTCAGCCCCCAAGTTATTCAGTCCCCAAATTCCTGATTCCTCAAATTCCTCATCCCCCAAATTTCTGatcccccaaattcctcagCCCCCAAAAGCTTCAGCCCCCATATTCCTCAGGCCTCAAATTTCTCATCCCCCAAATTCCTgttccccaaaattcctcagCTCCCAAATTTCTCAGCCCCCAAATTCCTTAACCCCCAAATGCTTCAGCCCCCCCTCCCTGGGACCCACCCCTCCAGGAGTTGGGACCCCCTCAAACAGGAGCTGCATTTTCAGCAGGGCCGGGTGGTGCTGGGCTCCTCACGCCTGGTTCCAGCCCTAATTTGGGGCTAATTacatcctgctgcctctgctcccacctcctGCACTTCCTGTCCCTGCGGCTGAGGATGGGCCCtgcctgggcaccccaaaagcGGTGGTCCTGTGGGGCCAAcccccctccccactgccctgggaatggggaaactGGGGCATCCTGGATGgatgcggggggggggggtccccaaacaGAGGAGGGGTCCCAGCTGGAATTGCGAGTCCCAGAGGGCAGCGGGGATCCCAAagggcagctcaggagctgcttcccagcaggacaCGGCTCCATTCCTGGGGCTCCGGGAGGGGTTGGATCCCGAGATCCTGAGCCTGGGgatgggggcactgggaggggccCCGTGGCACTCACTCTCAGTGTCCCCGTCCCCTGAGTGGTTCGGCAGCGGGCAGGACTCTGGGAAAGCCCAGAAACGTCACTGGGCCAGCAGCTGCTCGTGACAGGAACGGGCATTGCCCAAAAATAACCCCGACCCCACTccctgccaggggacagggccaggacTGCCTGGCAGTGGCACAGCCAGAGCGTCCGAGCGCTCCCGAGGGACAGCAGGACCCCCAAACCCTTCGGGACAGCAGCACCGGGGTGCCCCAGGGTGAACCCCAACACTGGGGGGGTCCAGGGGGGATCCTGGGGAGTCTCAGACCCTGAGGCCGGGGCAGAGCACGCCCAGCACGGCTGGCAGATTCCCAGGACAAGCTCTGGGAAGCGGGAGCAGCGAGGGACATGCCAGGAGCTTTACACACAGCTTGGAACAGGTTTCAGCCACTGCGACTCCCCTGCTCCACTTTGACCCAGCTAAACCAGTTGCTCCAGTTCCcggtgctgggctgggccgaTCTTGtctccccatcccatcccaaaagAGGCTTTTCCATCCCCGGGGTTTGGagagggaggagctgcagtggctAGGCTGGGGACACTGCGGTGGCTCTGGGCACCTGCTGTGGGCCCCACGGTCCCCTCCAGCGAGCCCCGATGGGGCCAGCAGGGGCCACTGCTGGGCTGGTCACCGTGGTGGCCATGGTGACCATCCTTAGTTGGGGTTCCCAAGCCAGACAGGTTGTGGAGAGCCCCAGGACCAGGATGTGGAAGTGGACACTGACCCCCTGCACATGGTCACCCTGTCACACAGGGTCCTGTGGTCTTATATGGCCCAAGTCCCTGTCTGATCCCATCCCTGACCCTATATGGCCCAAGTCCCTGTATGGTCCCTATGTAGCCCAAGTCCCTGTATGATCTCATTCCTGACCCTATATGGCCCAAGTTCCTACACGGTCCCTGATCCTATATGGCCCAAGTCCCTATAT
Proteins encoded in this region:
- the S100A1 gene encoding protein S100-A1 isoform X1, coding for MSPIFSASRVGGEGRSGVARGVPREVTLSPRPCPRALRVLPAATSGVVPPTPGPRGAGRRCQTGCPAPVSDPPGGRGLGAYLTCPARPGGRTRSTGSSAAAMGSQLEGAMETLINVFHHYSGKEGDKYKLSKKELKELLQSELGCFLETQKDAGAVEKIMQDLDENGDGEVDFQEFVVLVAALTVACNNFFWENA
- the S100A1 gene encoding protein S100-A1 isoform X2, encoding MGSQLEGAMETLINVFHHYSGKEGDKYKLSKKELKELLQSELGCFLETQKDAGAVEKIMQDLDENGDGEVDFQEFVVLVAALTVACNNFFWENA